Within Vicia villosa cultivar HV-30 ecotype Madison, WI linkage group LG1, Vvil1.0, whole genome shotgun sequence, the genomic segment CAAATCCATTCACCGGAATGGATCATGAGGATCCTTTCGCAcatctcaccaaattttatgagatTGCGAGTTCAACGGGAGTCGATGCGGCCAATGAAGAATCATTGTTCAAGAGACTATTTCCACACTCATTACTTGGGAAAGCCaaagaatggtatcttgatcaattaccaaatgtgatgacggattggaatctattggaagaaaaatttttaGAACGTTATTTTCCTCAATCCCGATTCATGGAGGCCAAAACGGCAATTGCGGTTTTCAATCAAGGAAGCAACGAGTCCTTAAATGATGCTTGGGAAAGATTCAAATCCATGCTTAGAAAATGCAAGGGTCATGGTTTTGATGATCtcacacaaattcacatcttccgcaatggacttcaaccggtgcacaagacacttttggatgccACCGCGGGTGGCTCTCTAATGTCAAAAAGCGCGGAGGATGCAATAATGATAATCGATCGTATGGCACTCAATGATCTCCAAACTCAACATGATAGGAGTCCATCACAAAGGAAGCCGGGTGTTCTCGAATTAAACACCAATGATGccatccttgctcaaaacaagATTCTCTCTCAACAAGTTGAGTTACTCACCAAGCAAATGTCGAAGCTTCCACACCAAATGAAGGAAATTCATGGGATGCAAATGACTTCTCACGTGGCAAGTTGTGAACTTTGTCAAGGTGACCATCCTACTGGGTTTTGTCCTCCTCCCGAgggtgaagaagtgaattatgtcaacaatcaaaatcaaggttatcaaaggcaacctccacctCACAACAATCCTTACCAAAGAAATAACCAAGGATTTCAACCTTCTAGATTCAACAATCAACACTATCAAcatcaaaatccttatcaaaatTCAAACCCTCAAGGTCAAGGTCAACAATCTCAAGGTGGAAGCTCAAAGTTGGAAGACACTCTTacacaattcatgcaagcatccatGGCTAATCAAAGGAGTAATGAAGCGGCCATTAAGAATTTAGAAAATCAAGTGGGTCAACTTGCAAAGCAATTGTCCGAGCAACAACCGGGAGCATCCTTTTCCGCCAACACCCAAACCAATccaaaggagcattgcaaagccatTTTTACAAGAAGTGGGAAGGAGGTGAATAGTGGCGTAAATGAAGAGGTTATAGTGGAAGATAAGGAGGAAATAatagttgaagatgaagaggaggaAGTGACAGTTGAAAATGAGGGAGAAAAGAGTGAGGAGAAAGTGGAGGAAGAATTAGTTGAAAAAGAgcggaaagaaaaagaaggaagagagaaaaatgacaaaaaagtgaAGAAGAATAAAAAGAGAAATGAGAATGTGAGCAAACTTCCTCTCCAACATCTACCTTACCCGCATGTGCAGTCAAGGAAGGAAGACGCAAGGCGCTACGCTCGATTTATGGATATATTTaaacaacttcacataaatattccattttccgaagcattggagcaaatgcccaagtatgcaaaattcatgaagaagatgctcacaaagaaaaagaagtacaCGGATGAAGAGACGGTTGTGCTTGATGCTCATTGTAGTGCAATTATTCAAAAAACTCTCCCAAGAAAGGAAGTTGATCCGGGACGAGTCATTTTACCGATCACCATTGGAGGTAACTACATTAGTAATGGTTTGGTTGATTTGGGGTCTAGCATCAATTTAATACCTTTATCCGTTGTCAAGAGATTGGGGAACATTGAGATGAAACACACCATGATAACTTTGCAACTAGCCGATAAGTCTATCATTTCACCATATGGAGTTGTACAAGACATGCTGGTAAAGGTGGACAAATTTTTATTCCCGGTTGATTTTGTGGTAGTCGACATGGAGGAGGATTGTGATGTTCCATTAatacttggaagaccattcatgaagaccacccgaatgatgattgatattgatGATGGGATTATGAAAGTAAGGGTGCAAGATAAAGAGGTAATTTTTACTCTTTTTGAGTCTACGAAGCCTCCTAAGGATGAACATGACAACTTTCGAATCGATGATGAAAAAGGAGAAATCATTGAGGTGGCGAATCAATTTCACAAGGACAAGGAGAAGGCAAATCATGAGGGAAAGACTCATCACAAAAACTTTGAAGTTGGACAAATGGTGCTAGTGTGCAATTCAAGACTCAAGGTGTTTCCTAGTAAATTAAAGTCAAAGTGGTCGGGGCCATTTGTTGTGAAAGAGGTGCGAAATTATGGATTCATTGTGGTGGAGGACCCTAAAACACAAGAAAGCTGGACTGTAAAGGAACAAAGACTCAAAGGCTACCACGATGGATAAGCAAGCCGCGATGGTGTGTCATTTCGCTCGTCAAGTCTTGGTGCACCATCGAACCGTCGAGCTCGAACGACGTTAAataaagcgcttgttgggaggcaacccaacgtcgTAAGTAAATTCTATTATgctttttgatttttgttttcagaGTTATTTAGTAACTATTTTTGAAAGGAAGTGGAAGTTAAGTGTAAAAATTggcatttttcaaaaattcaagtctgtttgccccgcaaacattgtttgccccgcaaacagagcacaaacagtgagtaagccaattttacaaagaaaatttttCTTGTTTGCCCCGCGAACaggtgtttgccccgcaaacaggtcagccaattttgaaaaagaaattttcatcagtgattgccccgcaaacagagcacaaacagtgagtaagccaattttacaaagaaaatttttCTTGTTTGCCCCGCGAACaggtgtttgccccgcaaacacttcAGTACAAAAAAATtccactttcaaaaaaaaaaaaagcttttaatttaacctagttttttatttttatcttttatttttacttcTCTCCTCTCACTCTATCGCTCTCGTCCTCACTAAACTCATCTCCCATTCTAATACCCTATCTTCACCCACATTCCTTGGAAGCGGAGTATGATGCATACGCAAATTGACCTGTGGGCAGGCCACTTTTCATGGGGGGGTGCAGGAGGCAACGGTACCGAAAGTGAGGACGATACAATGGAGGATATGATCGGGACAGTTGGTGGTGGTGATGAAGAAGAGGATTGAAGTGGTGTTGTagcattttttttagtttatttttatttttattttagtcttaattttgttttgttttatttatttatgatttcactttttggtttttaattatgtactttatggtggctctcgtttcaccatttgaacatctttacaattgcatttttattattgttgtttaattgtgtgcTTGGGTGGAAAGTGATTAGCCTAACttttcaaattaattttgtttaattgttcTTGTACAAAGAGAAGCTTGAGGAATCAATGGGCACGGACAAGAGTTAATGTTGTGAACACTTCGAGTGGCAATGATGAGAATCGGTATCAAGGAAAATTAAGGTACACTTTATCGCTCTCTAGACTTAACATGGTTAGTTGATGGTGTGTGCAAATTGCTTAGCATAAATTCCTTGAGTCACatgtcatttttgaatcaaaatttagaaCTTAGCCAAGTGAGAAAACTTTCCATTGTACACTAAATGCAGGATATCGGAATttatttcaactcatttttatcatgctaaaccatgcattattcttatttgtgaaaagtgtgaaagtgatagaggcattgtttgaatttgagaaaaaccaCTTGACCAAAAAAAGTTAAATCAATTAACCTTGTGAGGAGTGATTCTTAGTTAACCCCATTGAGCTTATATTAGGATTCATGTAATTATTGAATATGTTTGGTAGATGAATCTTAATTTCTTTTGTTTCATTGGAACCTTCAACCACAATGGTTGCAATTTTGCCTTGTGCATATGTCTATGTAGGGAGCATTGTTGTATCTAATATGGTTTGAAtcctaaagttggggagagttgattgaaaaacaaatgaaaagtgGTACTTATGAGTTTTGTGGTAATAAGAAAAGAATAACACATTTTGAAAGTATGgggcaagaaaaagaaataaaccgTTCCCGTTATGTGttgttaaaaaataatgaaaaaggaaaaagaaaaagaaaagaaagaaaatgggaTTCAAGCAAGTGTTGTTGTTAAGTGAATTGATAGGAATGCTCCCTTAGGATaggcatttttgtttaatttacctTTAATAAAACCCTTTCTTTGTaacccaagccacattacaacctatgAAAGCCCTCTTGATTCTCACTTTGCATATAATTTTGAACTTGTTGTGGTGAAAgcatgatttgagttgttgttgatttaaatgcccggatgagtgaaagtgaaccctcttgtattcatcattactttgatgtgtgtgtaggtttgattcaattttgacatgtctcttttggaatttcttgataataatttgcactttgccatcattctttctcatgctttgtttTAGCATTGTGGTGAGTGTACTTTGGAAAGACTTATACTTTTGAGCCATTTGAGTGTTCGGTTACCTTGTCATCATTCTCTTGTGCGTTGCTCTTGCTACTCTTGTgaatttttgtttagggacaaacaaaatggtaagttggggagaattgttagggaccaaattgtactaattttcatatattgtttttggtcccttttaccactttttactcaataatcacacttttattcatacaatttaataattttgcaattttgttcattttagttcatttgaattgttatttcacatgtttgttagttttgtagcatTTTTAAAAGGTTTGAAGATCATGGAAGCGaagaggaattacttgaagacttggaatagcaaaagaagtgttgatgaggccagtttgccccgcaaacatccttTGCGCCGCCAACTGATAGATGCTGAACAAGTCCAGTTTTGAATTGCAACTGATGTGGCAAAAGATtcactgtttgccccgcaaacattgtttgccccgcaaacattgtttgccccgcaaacattgtttgccccgcaaacactgcgctgcagaattttatcttttactttgttgccacttgtcatgagagatgggcttatcttttgaagaggaaaagttagtacgaattaggggttatttagggagataaaaaGGGGGAAATTTGCTATTCTATTCTATTGTACACCACacattgagattagggttttggagagaaaagcttgcacctttgtgagagattgatgctcatagcttcttcttcattcttcttgttgtcaaccatggtgatgagtagctaaatcccactttgacaagattggaggtagtagctatccttgttaactatgtattttctctaacacttttgtatgaacttcattagtattgaaatggatAAATGTTGTTGCTTTAActttatatttagatttgatttatgattgagaaatatatttcaagtcttggtctacaacattttatcaagtagtgaatGAATGCTAGAGATggatttatttgccacttttctatttgtatcaaacaatcaagcttagtatattgatagttagagtgagagatcatctaaagattaatatattaactttcacaactttgtttagacataaacattgttgagaggatactagaacattgcattgctattgaagtatactttagttgttaaagtcacataggagatagggatagtgaaaccaaaaccaatcttgtcaatcttttatctttgaacaaatcttattttattacttgttttaccttttgaatagaaaaatagaaactcaacttaaaccaactttgttacaacttaaacttaaagcgatagtaactatagaacggcggtaatatcacccaatctctgtggatacgatttaaaaatatttgccttgaatatactattcaacactTTGCTGGATTTGTGAGCTCATATTTGGAAAAGGACACGTCATAGATAGAGATGTGCTTCTCCATGAAGGTATACTTAAGACCGAAATTCTCCACAGTGATACcaccaatatcaaaacaacatataactTGAGCAATAGATGTATGAGTGATGACAATAGGATAACCAAAGATATGAGAACAAATATATTGGCCATGAATGCTCACAAAAACATATTTCCAAAACTCTTTGACCAGAATAGGATATATTGGTCCATGCAACATTGCATAGTAACCAGACCATCCTTAAGCAAGAATGCTTTAGGATATCTTCATTACCATCAAAGATTTATGAAGCCATGAGGAAACAAATTTGTGAAAAGACTATAGTATGATTGACAAAATGAAGGATGAAGAGTGGAaagaaacaacaataattaatagAGCAGGTCGTACTTGAAACCAGTCATACTTGAAACTCTCAAAGCAGTTAATGACTTAGCTTAGAACTAGAGAGAATAAATAACACTCATCATTTCCAACATAATTGTTAGGGGAAATAAATACAAGAAGACAAAAGAAACAAGAAGATAGATAGGTCGTGCTTAACAAAATGAATTTCAAACTAAATAATGTCTCAACATTTCCTTAAATAACCACTGATAGGAGTAAAACATGAAGATTTTATCTATTCTCAAAATTTTTCCCACTGCTCGAGTAATACAAAATGGTTTCTCACGTGAGATATTTCTGAGTAAGATATATTTTCTAACTTATAAAAGTATCATGAAAGAAATTAAATACTTGGTCAGAATCTTATTTTCCACAGAAAGAGTTTAACGCACAATAAGCTAGATCATTATGGACTAAGTTCCATTTTCAAATGTTTCAGAATGAACAAAAATTTATCTTCAGCTAAgagttttgtgaaaatatcagtccattgatggtctgtaaCTATAAATTTTAAAACAAGAGTCCCTTTCTGAACATAGtctctaataaaatgatgtttgatTTATGTGTTTAACTCCAAGCAGAGTGTAAAATAGAATTATTACTTAGGCAGATAACAAATGTATATCTAGAAaccattttctaaaagaaaagcaCTTATTCTATCATACCAATctttgggagcttgcttcagaccatacatcaatttcttaagtttataaacatgtTATGGAAACTTAGTACTTCCAAAACCATGAGGTTGGTTTACATATACTTCTTCAGAAATTTATCCATTCAGAAACTCACTTTTGTCATTCATTTGATATAAggttatattattattaacaacAAATGAGATTAGAAGGAGAATAAATTCTAACCTAGAAACTGAAGCAAACTTTTTGttgtagtcaataccttcttatTGATTATAACCTTATGTAACCATTCGTGCTTTGTTTTAGACAAATTCACCTATCTCATTCagtttgtttctgaagacccatttggtTCCAATAACATGAGTCCATTTAGGCTTAggtaccagatcccaaacatcatttctgGAGAACtaatttagctcttcttgcattgcCAGAATACATTCATTATCCTGAAGTGCTTCTTCACAAGAAGTTGGTTTGATCAGAGACACAAATCTCAGAAGTGTTTCTTTAGATTGTTCAAAATTGGATCTTGTTTTGACAggttctgtaacaccccaaattctacccaaaaatatcatgcgagaaatcagagtattttaaaaactatcaacaatgcatttgggatatcacatttacttcctataaacaactcataaatagatacatagcactttaatctcagagaagcacaaaacaacctataacagctcttagacaaaccaacttcattttaatgtgcagcggaatcataacattcgaatttataaacaaatcatcttatttaatcggaaataacttcaaacatcatagtacttctcattatccaatttggaactcaacaactaaaacatgaacaacatagaaacaacaatatagacaacccccgagtgctacgtatcagagcgacacaccaaccagacacggtgaatctacaaacttccacagctatacttgagtacctgcccatttcccatggtaggggaaacatcagcagaaggggtgagatatcaaacattataaaggaaagtatgataatacatatagcaaagataaaatcatacacaattcaccacttctcaatataagcaatttgcatcacaacaataatgttaactatcaactataacaatgtattcaagtttacaagtatgtcattcaagcacataataacatatacttcataatcacaacgtaaattaatacaactatcaacaatggcaaaacatggttcatatattccacattaatacatatatcattaatacatatatatatatatatttgcattctcatcatatacgtttcatttacatatatcaccaaaatcatgtatcaaacatcaccaaatttaattatcacatctcatgcacacataacaatcacctaatcacataattacatatattcaaacatcacataactccaatgtaactcaatgcaagacatgtgactctatgcatgtggtacccaatatggacccaaagttccaccgcttccgattcatatagaatctagccacgcttcagatccggacaagaccaaagccaccaaatgtaaacatatagtttaccgctttccgattcactctagaatccaagccacgcttgtgtttcaaagcaattccacctatgtttcaaggcacactatgatatgaatgtatgtacaatctcacaaatatatgcaattaagatcatctctaccatcttaactttccacatatcacaataattcaactctatgaattatccaccaattgtacacaacattcacaacacacacacacacacacatcattcacatatgagaggccaattaatcaattacgattcacacaatccaattaacactagtaatcatactatctcatgttaattctcatttttgtcaattatactcgaacacacattttcaacatcaagcaattaatcattagaattaatgctaaccaactaaccataaagaatcaatatcaaaacaacatcattggcatgacaatatatatttctcaacatacatattcaagccaaaacacaattacaaacaatttctcaaaataccgtaatttaccgataaaccgaataattggtccaagttcaagtatattccaatcacatagacttattggaatcaattcaactaataatttaactatccaattaataattaaactatattaatttcaattcaactattatatttctattccattatttttccaattctacaataaaactcattatttcactatcaatggtttactcacaacaaacataacaatctaatacacatagattatcaattgcacacaacttatcacatttatatcatcacattccaacaatcatcaaatacccaaaattgcaacatagaagaacatggatatcaaagtatagaattaaacccactataacatactatcatacaaccctttagcatgaaagaaccccacccttaccttggcaaatatgaactctttcaccatagctctaagcttttctccaaaatgaatccttcaaacataatttggagacacacctaaaaaccagttcggaaatcagcttatcagacgaacttaaaatcctcaaaatcaaaatcgctccggtcagaacttacctctatgagtcaggaacgttgtgtcaaaaccacgcgacgatccaacggttggattgagagatacatccgttttgctaaggtgactcaatgctgaaacttgctgcgaaaatgaggtttcttctagcttttctcttccaccattgttctcttcccttttgcctcttttctcttcttcctatcttttcccccaaatgaaaatagtaacctctaaaaccctaaccttctcttactatctcacttatgtcaattgggcttaacccaccaatccatccattatgtttctatcacttaggcccatttagttatatctctctaataactcaattaagtcaaacaacacaaacactcacataattaaatacttaaataattattatatcacataataactaaataaataagtaattattaaaaacaccaaataatataattactaatataattaataaaaatattaataaaaatcgggatgttacaactctcccccacttagaatattttcgtcctcgaaaatacaatcgacacaaccatttcatcaccaaaactacacttactctcTCCAGACTCCCACGAACACAAAGGCATTccacaccttcgaccatacaaagcttcaaaatacaagctctcaaaagatcctcaagttactgaatcgtcttctccgtttgaccatcagcttgcggatgataaacaaaactcaaacacaacttaataatcaaagtactctacaaaactttccaaaatctagaagtaaactttggatctctatcagaaacaacactcgatggaataccatgccaactcacaatcttttcaaaatacaactttgcaagtctctcaatcggataatccctgcttatcggaatagagtgagcaaaattcgtcaatccatctacaatgacccaaattgcctcacaattaatcgacttcctagaaaaacccaaaacaaatccatagaaatgctatcccacttccactcaggaatggacaacggttgcatcaaaccagacggtttctgatgttcaatctttgacttctgacaagtcaaacacggatacacaaattccgcaatatccttcttcatacctcgccacaaaaataactttctcaagtcttgatacatctttgtagcaccaggataattactcaaccactttgatgcccttcatcccaaaaattctctttttcaaatccgaaacatctggaatacaaattcaatcacgacatctcatgacaccgttctcattaatccgaaaattatcaccttatcctcgatcaatcaatgtcatcttgtcaaccaatttcaaatctgatttctgaccttctctaatctcatcaagaataccacaagtaagcttcaacataccaaactcaaatctcaaaattattccaacaattccaattcttgaatcatcaacatagacatatgcaattatttcctactcaattcaTTTGCTACAAAGTTCGCTTTTCCCGGATGgttattcaaaccaaaatcatagtccttcaagaattacaACCATATTCTTTTCCTCATTATCAACTCATTCTGATCAAACaactacttcaaactcttgtgttcACTATATACCtcgaatctcgatccaaacaagtagtgccttcaaagtttcaaaacaaaaacaacggcggccaactctaaatcttgcgtcagataattcctctcatgaatcttaagttgccttgaagcataagctacaacttgtcctttttgcTTCAACACAAAGCCTtgcaaaaccttccttcttcttaaccaacaaaaacagatgcacctctagacgacacactcgaacgaatcaacctctcctcaaacaaatcttcaagttgactcttcaactctttcaacatcataagcagacatcctatatggagtcctcgatacaagactagttccaggaactaaatcgatcgaaaaatcaacttttctttctgacggtaaatcacttacatcttcaggaaatacttatgcaaatgcgccaaCTATCGATAATTCCCCAATCGTCAtttcctcatgaacatccaaagttgcaaacaacctaaacaacatcgcaccatcttgcacagacgtattcacttccaatattatcaagctggtaagacaagtctatctcattccaatacgattccgtctaatatcaacaagagattaagggtgatcagttcctcaatttgtcaatagatagccgacaaccataatggtagcgtaaaccatcgttacttaactgcaatagaatcctttacgtcaccaaaagtaccatacttcattaactcccaaaatcatctgaacatgctaacacacaccttgtgataacattagaacataattcctttacaccactatcaacactttttattcttggaatcatactcgtcccttcGCATTTCTAACTCTGACTTGAATgttccaacaacttcgacaacttttccaatctcttgccaaggatcccttgacaaggtctaccgtaattcgtcgcttaataattattcttacgtcaacatcctatgcaacggttacttaaactgataacttcacagtccaccaataatgctgaatatgacaacttcctaaattccatcttataacaattgtccttattccaagacgttccgacttattaaacaaccaaaatcttaaatccatgttaccttcgaattcggaaaccaacaaacttctacattgcttgctctgtctccttaagaaatatattgcaccaataacttacaagtgaaacatatccaagaagcacagcttcttccctacttcgctcaaactaaccctgcaacaaaacgaacaagtaccaacagtgtttcacacacatgtcgcgtactaaggaataaaacattaacatcattcaactgtcacacaactcaactgactcgacaacttggccggacggaccaacctgctctgataccactaatgtaacaccccaaattctacccaaaaatatcatgcgagaaatcagagtattttaaaaactatcaacaatgcatttgggatatcacatttacttcctataaacaactcataaatagatacatagcactttaatctcagagaagcacaaaacaacctataacagctcttagacaaaccaacttcattttaatgtgcagcggaatcataacattcgaatttataaacaaatcatcttatttaatcggaaataacttcaaacatcatagtacttctcattatccaatttggaactcaacaactaaaacatgaacaacatagaaacaacaatatagacaacccccgagtgctacgtatcagagcgacacaccaaccagacacggtgaatctacaaacttccacagctatacttgagtacctgcccatttcccatggtaggggaaacatcagcagaaggggtgagatatcaaacattataaaggaaagtatgataatacatatagcaaagataaaatcatacacaattcaccacttctcaatataagcaatttgcatcacaacaataatgttaactatcaactataacaatgtattcaagtttacaagtatgtcattcaagcacataataacatacttcataatcacaacgtaaattaatacaactatcaacaatggcaaaacatggttcatatattccacattaatacatatatcattaatacatatatatatatatatatatatatatatatatttgcattctcatcatatacgtttcatttacatatatcaccaaaatcatgtatcaaacatcaccaaatttaattatcacatctcatgcacacataacaatcacctaatcacataattacatatattcaaacatcacataactccaatgta encodes:
- the LOC131649287 gene encoding uncharacterized protein LOC131649287 — encoded protein: MAGVVPTEMSANSPRRTAQFARNAQGGANTEMKTGILQLVYANPFTGMDHEDPFAHLTKFYEIASSTGVDAANEESLFKRLFPHSLLGKAKEWQPPPHNNPYQRNNQGFQPSRFNNQHYQHQNPYQNSNPQGQGQQSQGGSSKLEDTLTQFMQASMANQRSNEAAIKNLENQVGQLAKQLSEQQPGASFSANTQTNPKEHCKAIFTRSGKEVNSGVNEEVIVEDKEEIIVEDEEEEVTVENEGEKSEEKVEEELVEKERKEKEGREKNDKKVKKNKKRNENMLTKKKKYTDEETVVLDAHCSAIIQKTLPRKEVDPGRVILPITIGGNYISNGLVDLGSSINLIPLSVVKRLGNIEMKHTMITLQLADKSIISPYGVVQDMLPPKDEHDNFRIDDEKGEIIEVANQFHKDKEKANHEGKTHHKNFEVGQMVLVCNSRLKVFPSKLKSKWSGPFVVKEVRNYGFIVVEDPKTQESWTVKEQRLKGYHDG